One Arthrobacter sp. FW306-07-I genomic window carries:
- a CDS encoding GAF domain-containing protein yields MWREPIKQRTRNLLREFVERADDLVRAQEHVEGLLGAVVSLSENLSLEAVLDRVVQSACELVGAQYGALGVIGDDQQLSTITVGIDEVGARLIGDLPTGYGLLGQLIREPKPLRLNNLGEHASAAGFPPGLPPMRTFLGVPVRVRDEVFGILALTEKIEGREFTAEDEDLAVALASAAGVAIQNARLYEDSNSRQRWLEAGMEVSDRLKSQPRSETENLEMIAERALHASSSALAVIASLAGDGSLRCRTALGVQSMPAGQELPAGPVFSEVLATGQSQFLRDPRQVFDDVSAESSALSWWLPWPVTATASATVC; encoded by the coding sequence ATGTGGCGAGAACCTATTAAGCAGCGGACCCGGAACCTCCTGCGGGAGTTTGTGGAGCGGGCTGATGACCTTGTCCGGGCCCAGGAACATGTTGAAGGGCTCCTCGGCGCGGTGGTCTCCCTCAGTGAAAACCTCAGCCTTGAGGCCGTGCTGGACCGGGTGGTGCAGTCAGCATGTGAGCTTGTCGGGGCGCAGTACGGCGCGCTGGGCGTCATCGGCGATGACCAGCAGCTGAGCACCATCACCGTCGGCATTGATGAAGTCGGTGCCCGTCTCATCGGTGATCTTCCCACCGGCTATGGATTGCTGGGGCAGCTGATCCGTGAGCCTAAACCGCTCCGCCTCAATAATCTTGGCGAGCATGCCTCCGCGGCGGGCTTCCCGCCGGGTCTTCCGCCCATGCGGACCTTCCTGGGCGTTCCGGTGCGGGTACGGGATGAAGTGTTCGGGATCCTGGCCCTGACGGAAAAGATCGAGGGCCGCGAATTCACCGCCGAGGACGAGGATCTGGCGGTGGCCCTGGCCTCCGCTGCGGGCGTGGCGATCCAGAACGCGCGGTTGTATGAGGACAGCAACAGCCGCCAACGCTGGCTGGAAGCAGGTATGGAGGTCAGCGACCGGCTGAAGAGCCAGCCGCGCTCGGAAACAGAAAATCTGGAGATGATTGCTGAACGGGCATTGCACGCGTCCTCCTCGGCGTTGGCGGTAATCGCTTCGTTGGCCGGTGACGGCAGCCTGCGGTGCCGGACGGCTCTGGGCGTACAGTCCATGCCGGCCGGGCAGGAACTTCCCGCAGGCCCGGTGTTTTCGGAGGTTCTTGCCACGGGGCAATCCCAGTTCCTGCGGGACCCGCGGCAGGTTTTCGACGACGTGTCAGCGGAAAGCTCGGCCCTGTCCTGGTGGCTGCCTTGGCCAGTGACAGCGACGGCCAGCGCGACAGTGTGCTGA
- a CDS encoding GAF and ANTAR domain-containing protein, with product MDSPRFRLLTPDGHALEVSGQSQDKSAAPASEADADGMGLGDKPAGVRNQDGTDQVRVRRLTVADPPPSVQSAMGARQTRHAPSAAHPDKALEESLIASENINDALSAVVTLVDFTASTGDGTSCSITLLNPKKTPVHACNGVLAAQVIDLQERLEEGPALTAITGRRTIIMRSTSFDNRWPKFTPSASACGIGSVLAVPIAIDEGSAAVLTFSTQVPGGLQYGDIVAAEGFADRISGPLRSALRIAELKETVDQLYAALSHRTVIDMALGILIGQNHCDHETAFGILRRASSNRNIKVRDLAAAIVASASGGSEPPVHFQT from the coding sequence TTGGACTCCCCCCGTTTCCGGCTTCTAACCCCTGACGGTCACGCACTGGAAGTATCCGGCCAGTCCCAGGACAAGTCCGCCGCGCCGGCCTCCGAGGCTGACGCCGACGGTATGGGCTTGGGCGACAAGCCTGCTGGTGTCCGCAACCAAGACGGGACAGACCAGGTCCGCGTACGGCGGCTGACTGTCGCTGACCCACCGCCCAGCGTCCAGTCAGCCATGGGGGCCCGTCAAACACGTCATGCACCGTCCGCCGCCCACCCGGACAAAGCCCTGGAGGAAAGCCTCATCGCAAGCGAGAACATCAACGACGCACTTTCGGCCGTGGTGACGCTGGTGGATTTCACTGCCTCAACCGGTGACGGCACCTCGTGCAGCATCACGCTCCTCAATCCGAAGAAAACGCCCGTCCACGCCTGCAATGGAGTATTGGCCGCCCAGGTTATTGACTTGCAGGAGCGGCTCGAGGAAGGACCTGCACTCACAGCCATCACCGGCCGCCGGACCATCATCATGCGCAGCACGTCCTTTGACAACCGCTGGCCCAAGTTCACCCCGTCCGCCTCGGCATGCGGTATCGGCTCCGTACTGGCCGTACCCATTGCCATCGACGAGGGGTCGGCAGCGGTATTGACGTTCTCCACCCAGGTGCCCGGCGGCCTCCAGTACGGTGACATCGTCGCCGCTGAAGGCTTCGCCGACCGGATCAGCGGCCCCCTGCGTTCGGCCCTGCGCATCGCAGAACTGAAGGAAACCGTCGATCAACTGTATGCAGCCCTGTCCCACCGCACCGTCATCGACATGGCCTTAGGGATCCTGATTGGCCAAAACCACTGCGACCACGAAACCGCCTTCGGGATTCTTCGGCGCGCCTCCAGCAACCGGAACATCAAAGTACGGGACCTTGCGGCAGCAATAGTGGCGTCCGCCTCAGGCGGCAGCGAACCACCGGTGCACTTCCAAACTTGA
- a CDS encoding phosphatase PAP2 family protein, translated as MHGSAHNDRPNQHTAPTAPPAVGTQFRALPQPRHWLPVGIVLCAAVVVLGLAVQLVPGDTTAELGVDQNLSLHHVAVLTAVAMGINLLFGPVVGLALIAVAALGIWLFRRDLVTAVAFGLTACSGWVASEAFKLLFARQRPNPAMLFDPLAPETGSNSFPSGHVSFAVALAFALYFLARGTRWARPVAVAGAAMALIVAWSRLYVGVHYPTDVAASFFAASAAVVLLAGLWNRFAPALMERLPATVLHPFGRA; from the coding sequence ATGCACGGATCAGCCCACAACGACCGACCGAACCAGCACACCGCTCCCACGGCACCCCCGGCCGTCGGCACCCAGTTCAGGGCACTCCCCCAGCCCCGGCACTGGCTGCCGGTGGGCATCGTGCTGTGCGCCGCCGTCGTGGTGCTGGGCCTTGCCGTGCAACTGGTCCCCGGCGACACAACCGCGGAACTGGGCGTTGACCAAAACCTCAGCCTGCACCACGTTGCCGTACTGACCGCCGTGGCGATGGGGATCAACCTGCTGTTCGGCCCGGTGGTCGGCCTGGCCCTCATCGCGGTTGCCGCCCTGGGCATCTGGCTGTTCCGGCGCGACCTGGTGACCGCCGTCGCCTTCGGGCTCACCGCATGCTCGGGCTGGGTGGCGAGCGAGGCCTTCAAGCTCCTGTTCGCCCGGCAGCGGCCCAACCCTGCGATGCTGTTCGACCCCCTGGCGCCGGAGACCGGATCCAACAGTTTCCCCAGCGGGCACGTCAGCTTCGCCGTGGCCCTGGCCTTCGCGCTGTACTTCCTGGCCCGCGGAACCCGCTGGGCCCGGCCGGTTGCGGTGGCAGGTGCGGCCATGGCGCTCATCGTCGCCTGGTCCCGGCTGTACGTGGGGGTCCACTACCCCACCGACGTCGCAGCCTCCTTCTTTGCCGCGAGCGCCGCAGTGGTCCTGCTCGCCGGGCTCTGGAACCGCTTCGCCCCTGCCCTGATGGAACGCCTGCCGGCCACCGTCCTCCACCCCTTCGGCCGGGCGTAG
- a CDS encoding DedA family protein, translating into MHSLLIPLAATAGSPSLLDPAGLLEGFGPAALGVIAAMVFIESGVLFPFLPGDSLLFTAGLLHQQLNLALPLLIGVITAAAIGGDQVGYLLGRKFGRRWFKDDARILKTAHLTVTEEFFRRHGGAAVVLARFVPMVRTFAPVTAGIARYEYKAFTLWNMAGALAWATSVTLLGTWLGHYEIIANNIDIIAVVMVLASVVPWIVEYLKRRRKNRLAAAEERVDEGVEAAAEE; encoded by the coding sequence ATGCACAGCCTCCTGATACCCCTGGCAGCAACCGCCGGTTCGCCCTCGCTGCTTGATCCCGCCGGCCTGCTGGAGGGCTTCGGCCCGGCCGCACTGGGCGTCATCGCCGCGATGGTGTTCATCGAATCCGGCGTCCTGTTCCCCTTCCTGCCCGGCGACTCCCTCCTCTTCACCGCAGGCCTCCTGCACCAGCAACTGAACCTGGCGCTGCCCCTGCTGATCGGCGTGATCACCGCGGCCGCGATCGGCGGCGACCAGGTGGGGTACCTGCTGGGGCGCAAGTTCGGCCGCCGCTGGTTCAAGGACGATGCCCGCATCCTCAAAACCGCCCACCTGACCGTCACGGAAGAGTTCTTCCGCCGCCATGGAGGCGCCGCCGTCGTACTGGCCCGTTTTGTGCCCATGGTGCGCACGTTCGCGCCGGTCACCGCCGGAATTGCCCGCTACGAATACAAGGCGTTCACCCTCTGGAACATGGCAGGGGCCCTGGCGTGGGCGACGTCGGTGACCCTCCTGGGCACGTGGCTGGGCCACTACGAGATCATCGCCAACAACATCGACATCATTGCCGTGGTGATGGTCCTGGCCTCCGTGGTGCCGTGGATTGTCGAATATTTGAAGCGCCGCCGGAAGAACAGGCTCGCCGCAGCTGAAGAACGTGTTGATGAAGGTGTTGAGGCGGCTGCGGAAGAATAG
- a CDS encoding response regulator transcription factor, with protein sequence MTTGEGPALLLVEDDPVLGPLIAELLEPDFTVRLAVNGQEGLHLGLTQPWDVMVIDRGLPVMDGISVITALRAKGIGTPILILTALGDTDEKVRGLDAGANDYLAKPFDGGELAARLRALTRTYGPPAGQGPHAGPVGIGTWEFHPASRSVRSLYGDLVTLTAKEAEVLAALAAEPDRVFTRDELLAAHFQETDQPGVIDTYVHHLRRKIDRALIRTVHGVGYQIGEPS encoded by the coding sequence ATGACAACAGGTGAGGGGCCGGCCCTGCTGCTGGTGGAGGACGATCCCGTCCTGGGTCCGCTGATTGCCGAACTGCTGGAGCCGGACTTCACGGTGCGGCTCGCGGTGAACGGGCAGGAGGGCCTGCACCTGGGGCTGACGCAGCCGTGGGACGTGATGGTGATCGACCGCGGCCTGCCCGTCATGGACGGCATCAGCGTCATCACCGCCCTGCGGGCCAAGGGCATCGGCACCCCCATCCTGATCCTCACCGCGCTGGGCGACACCGACGAGAAGGTCCGCGGCCTGGACGCCGGCGCCAACGACTACTTGGCAAAACCGTTCGACGGCGGCGAGCTGGCTGCGCGCCTGCGTGCACTGACGCGCACCTACGGTCCGCCCGCGGGGCAGGGTCCGCACGCCGGCCCGGTGGGCATCGGCACGTGGGAATTCCATCCGGCGTCGCGCTCCGTCCGGTCCCTCTACGGCGACCTGGTGACGTTGACCGCGAAGGAGGCCGAGGTGCTGGCCGCGCTGGCGGCGGAGCCTGACCGGGTGTTCACCAGGGATGAACTGCTCGCCGCGCACTTCCAGGAGACGGACCAGCCGGGCGTGATCGACACCTACGTCCACCACCTGCGCCGCAAGATCGACAGGGCCCTGATCCGCACCGTCCACGGCGTGGGCTACCAGATCGGCGAGCCCTCATGA
- a CDS encoding sensor histidine kinase, giving the protein MTAPVPSGPRTTAAASADPDREILRRASLKVALRISAGVATLVLILLAAATAFLMYKLAHPVQPASASGKPYTYLDSRDLIEGMILAGLAGVVLAGVVGWLSARSAIRPLGEALARQRRFVQDASHELRTPLAILDTRIQLAQRKTEPGSEPSLALAKIREDASTLTGIVNELLLAATASAPVPELEPVDVALAAESAAGSLQDLARQQGVRLTFDGGGPALVRIDPSSFRRAVLALADNALGHTPAGGSISITVSAEGSRALVRVTDTGSGISGVDPDRIFDRFVRAAGPPGSEGRRSFGIGLALVREIASAAGGTVKVARTGPDGTTMELSLPLASA; this is encoded by the coding sequence ATGACTGCACCCGTTCCTTCCGGGCCGCGCACCACTGCTGCTGCCTCCGCCGACCCGGACCGGGAGATCCTTCGCCGCGCGTCGCTGAAGGTGGCACTGCGGATCAGCGCCGGGGTTGCCACCCTGGTGCTCATCCTCCTGGCCGCCGCCACCGCCTTCCTCATGTACAAGCTCGCCCACCCGGTCCAGCCCGCCTCTGCCTCGGGAAAGCCGTACACCTACCTGGATTCCAGGGACCTGATTGAGGGGATGATCCTGGCCGGCCTTGCGGGCGTGGTGCTGGCCGGGGTGGTGGGCTGGCTCAGTGCGCGCAGCGCCATCCGGCCGCTGGGTGAGGCGCTGGCCCGGCAGCGGCGGTTCGTCCAGGACGCCAGCCACGAACTGCGCACCCCGCTGGCCATCCTGGACACCCGCATCCAGCTGGCCCAGAGGAAGACCGAACCGGGCTCGGAACCTTCGCTGGCCCTGGCGAAGATCCGGGAGGACGCGTCCACGCTGACCGGGATCGTGAACGAGCTGCTCCTGGCCGCCACTGCGTCGGCGCCCGTGCCGGAACTTGAGCCGGTGGACGTGGCTTTGGCTGCCGAGTCCGCCGCCGGGAGCCTTCAGGACCTTGCCCGGCAACAGGGCGTCCGTTTAACGTTCGACGGCGGCGGGCCGGCTTTGGTGCGGATCGATCCCAGTTCGTTCCGGCGGGCGGTGCTGGCCCTGGCGGACAACGCGCTGGGGCATACCCCGGCTGGCGGGAGCATCAGCATTACGGTTTCGGCCGAGGGTTCGCGGGCGCTGGTGCGGGTAACCGACACGGGATCCGGCATCAGCGGGGTGGACCCGGATCGGATTTTCGACCGCTTTGTCCGCGCCGCCGGACCCCCTGGATCCGAGGGGCGGCGGAGCTTCGGGATCGGGCTGGCCCTGGTCCGCGAGATTGCCTCCGCGGCCGGGGGCACCGTGAAGGTGGCCCGCACCGGCCCGGACGGGACCACCATGGAACTGTCGTTGCCCCTGGCGTCGGCCTGA
- a CDS encoding metallophosphoesterase — MPARKRAASIFLALLVCAGLAGCESKPPAPDNPKETDARSVHFTAAGDTGIEDGARAVLDKIKELSPDFNLHLGDMSYSDVPEQQFCDMVTGKLGTDFPYQLVAGNHESDGLQGNIEKFAQCLPNKLPGLQGEYAKQWYVDLPQENPLMRLILVSPGIPFDGGDELDYSEGSERWQWTESAIDGARDAQIPWTVVGMHTPCFTIGRYSCDAGRELTEMLIKKKVDLVLNGHEHVYQRTNQLANSVSCRQMSTKRDCMADTDDSLAKGKGTVFVTSGLGGRNIRPINTKDEEKPYFTAWSGSNVDPALGTLDIRLTESRMDVKFVPAEGYSFTDSFSIAK; from the coding sequence ATGCCGGCACGAAAGCGGGCCGCATCGATTTTTCTGGCCCTGCTGGTGTGTGCCGGGCTTGCGGGGTGCGAGTCGAAACCGCCGGCCCCCGACAATCCAAAGGAAACAGACGCCCGGTCAGTGCACTTTACTGCTGCCGGCGACACCGGCATCGAGGACGGTGCCAGAGCCGTGCTCGACAAAATCAAGGAACTCTCGCCCGACTTCAACCTCCACCTCGGCGACATGTCCTACTCCGACGTTCCAGAGCAGCAGTTCTGCGACATGGTGACCGGAAAGCTGGGAACCGACTTTCCGTACCAGCTGGTTGCCGGCAACCATGAAAGCGACGGCCTGCAGGGCAATATCGAGAAGTTCGCGCAGTGCCTGCCGAACAAGCTGCCGGGCCTCCAGGGTGAATACGCCAAACAGTGGTACGTGGACCTGCCCCAGGAAAACCCCTTGATGCGGCTGATCCTGGTGTCCCCCGGAATTCCCTTTGACGGCGGGGACGAGCTGGACTATTCGGAGGGCAGTGAACGCTGGCAGTGGACAGAAAGCGCCATCGACGGTGCCCGTGACGCGCAGATCCCTTGGACGGTTGTTGGTATGCATACCCCCTGTTTCACCATCGGACGCTACAGCTGTGACGCCGGCCGGGAGCTGACCGAGATGCTGATCAAGAAAAAGGTGGACCTGGTCCTGAACGGCCACGAACACGTCTATCAGCGGACCAACCAGCTGGCCAACAGCGTCAGTTGCCGCCAGATGTCGACCAAGCGGGACTGCATGGCTGATACCGATGACTCCCTCGCCAAAGGCAAGGGCACGGTATTTGTCACGTCAGGCCTGGGCGGCAGGAACATCAGGCCCATCAACACCAAGGATGAAGAGAAACCGTACTTCACGGCGTGGTCCGGCAGCAACGTGGATCCGGCACTGGGAACCCTGGACATCCGGCTGACCGAATCCCGCATGGACGTGAAGTTCGTGCCGGCTGAGGGATACAGCTTCACGGATTCGTTCAGCATCGCGAAGTGA
- a CDS encoding MIP/aquaporin family protein, producing the protein MSDVSPLRNAVRNGSGLKRLGGTWGELLAEFLGTFVLIAFGDGVVAMAVAALPGSGRAQTSTTIFMAAGDWLLIAWGWALAVALAVYVAGGVSGAHINPAVTIAFAVRRKFPWRKVGPYIVAQVVGAFAGAALVYLLYYNAIDAYNTAVGTGRGDAKGLATYSIFATFPAPYFNGNAVGPLVDQIVGTAFLVMFVVAIIDMRNTAVQANLGPFMIGLAVAAIGISLGANAGYAINPARDFGPRLFAWMAGWGQTALPGTVDGAFSWYFWVPIVGPIVGGVIGVLLYDWFIGDVLDAKARLAESTPPGRAGGVTPPATEAETSVPETRTTPKRRAA; encoded by the coding sequence ATGAGTGATGTAAGTCCACTGAGAAATGCGGTCCGCAATGGCAGCGGACTCAAGCGGTTGGGTGGGACCTGGGGCGAGCTGCTTGCGGAGTTCCTGGGCACGTTCGTGCTGATCGCGTTCGGCGACGGCGTCGTGGCCATGGCGGTCGCGGCGTTGCCGGGATCGGGCCGTGCCCAGACATCAACAACCATCTTCATGGCGGCGGGCGACTGGCTGCTCATAGCCTGGGGATGGGCCCTTGCCGTGGCGTTGGCCGTCTACGTGGCCGGCGGCGTCAGCGGCGCCCACATCAACCCGGCCGTGACGATTGCCTTTGCAGTCCGCCGCAAATTCCCGTGGCGCAAAGTGGGCCCGTACATCGTGGCCCAGGTGGTGGGTGCTTTTGCAGGGGCGGCGTTGGTGTACCTGCTGTACTACAACGCGATTGACGCCTACAACACCGCCGTGGGCACCGGCCGCGGCGACGCGAAGGGCCTGGCCACCTACTCAATTTTCGCCACGTTCCCGGCGCCCTACTTCAACGGAAACGCCGTCGGCCCGCTGGTTGACCAGATCGTGGGCACGGCGTTCCTGGTGATGTTCGTCGTGGCCATCATCGACATGCGCAACACCGCCGTCCAGGCGAACCTGGGCCCGTTCATGATCGGGCTCGCGGTCGCCGCCATCGGCATCTCCCTTGGCGCCAACGCCGGCTATGCCATCAACCCGGCCCGTGATTTCGGCCCGCGGCTTTTCGCGTGGATGGCCGGATGGGGCCAAACGGCGCTGCCTGGCACAGTGGACGGGGCGTTCAGCTGGTACTTCTGGGTGCCCATCGTCGGCCCCATCGTCGGCGGCGTGATCGGCGTGCTGCTTTACGACTGGTTCATCGGTGACGTCCTGGACGCCAAGGCCCGCCTGGCAGAATCCACGCCTCCGGGCCGCGCCGGCGGCGTAACGCCTCCCGCCACCGAGGCCGAGACCTCCGTTCCGGAGACCCGGACCACCCCGAAGCGGAGAGCGGCGTAG
- a CDS encoding type IV toxin-antitoxin system AbiEi family antitoxin domain-containing protein: MTNLPPFLLSRDRILHGFSANDLAKRVRSGALVRVRHGVYVDGPTWRAMRPWQQYRVRVQAAAETFEKPTIFARHSSASVWDIPFIGQNHPVQALTLKNDGGRSRAGVTRHFAAREGLEVVKLEGLLVTGRVRTVLDLAAFSPFTEAVAPLDHVLRPDLTRHLHALTKAELETGIGGLYSAAAARRIRTAIAFADPASASAGESWSRALIHVAGFEPPILQQRFTDAAGLVGYSDFYWKDSRVIGEFDGEEKYVKPEFLKGRTTSEAVLAEKNRENRLRSLGFRVERWDWADLAAAGTLERKLAAAGVARRRTRSAVFDAQNFP; this comes from the coding sequence ATGACCAACCTCCCGCCGTTCCTGCTGTCACGGGACCGCATTTTGCACGGATTCAGCGCCAACGATCTGGCCAAGCGCGTGCGGTCCGGCGCCCTGGTGCGGGTCAGGCACGGCGTGTATGTCGACGGGCCCACGTGGCGGGCCATGAGGCCCTGGCAGCAGTACCGCGTCCGGGTCCAGGCCGCCGCGGAGACCTTTGAAAAGCCCACCATTTTCGCCCGGCATTCCTCGGCCAGCGTGTGGGACATCCCGTTCATCGGGCAGAACCACCCCGTGCAGGCCCTCACGTTGAAGAACGACGGCGGGAGGTCACGTGCCGGAGTCACCCGCCACTTCGCTGCGCGTGAGGGTTTGGAAGTGGTGAAGCTGGAGGGGCTCCTGGTCACCGGACGCGTCCGGACTGTCCTGGACCTGGCTGCTTTCAGCCCCTTCACCGAAGCCGTAGCGCCGCTGGACCACGTGCTGCGGCCGGACCTGACCCGTCACCTGCATGCCCTGACCAAAGCCGAACTGGAGACAGGCATTGGTGGGCTTTACTCCGCGGCGGCGGCGCGCAGGATCCGGACCGCCATCGCCTTTGCCGATCCCGCATCCGCGTCAGCAGGCGAGTCCTGGAGCCGTGCCCTGATCCACGTGGCCGGCTTCGAACCCCCGATCCTCCAGCAGCGCTTCACGGATGCCGCCGGACTGGTGGGGTACTCGGACTTCTACTGGAAGGACTCACGGGTCATTGGGGAGTTCGACGGCGAAGAGAAGTACGTCAAACCCGAGTTCCTCAAGGGCCGGACCACATCCGAGGCCGTTCTCGCTGAGAAGAACCGCGAAAACCGGCTTCGTTCGTTGGGATTCCGCGTGGAGCGGTGGGACTGGGCGGACCTCGCTGCGGCTGGAACGCTGGAACGGAAACTGGCGGCGGCAGGCGTGGCCCGGCGTCGTACGCGTTCCGCTGTTTTCGACGCGCAAAACTTCCCATGA
- a CDS encoding alcohol dehydrogenase catalytic domain-containing protein — MKALVWHGEGDIRLDNVDDPTILDPNDAIVRITRSAICGTDLHFIRGTMSGMKEGTILGHEAVGEVTAVGKAVRRFAPGDRVIVSSTMSCGVCWQCRAGHTAQCDVANPNGPQAGTCFFGGPETTGPINGLQAEYARIPWASNTLTRLPDNVSDEQAILLSDIFPTAWFGAQLAGIQRGDTVAVYGAGIVGQLAIASAFRQGASRVFAVDGIETRLVQALDQNADVINFNSEDPAEALQEATQGIGVDAVIDAVGVDAQRPWAGPAAAKGEEQAEQFAQEVAEVAPSTNVQGDNWVPGNAPSQVSQWSIETVRKYGRIGIIGVYSPAMMTYPIGQAMNKNLTIRMGNCDHRSVTPPLVDLVASGVFDPTTFITQHEPISDVVDAYLNFDRREEGWLKTVLTTA, encoded by the coding sequence ATGAAAGCTCTTGTATGGCACGGCGAAGGCGACATCCGCCTGGACAACGTGGACGATCCCACCATCCTCGATCCGAACGACGCCATTGTCCGCATCACCCGCAGCGCCATCTGCGGCACCGACTTGCACTTCATCCGCGGCACCATGTCCGGCATGAAGGAAGGCACCATCCTGGGCCATGAAGCCGTGGGAGAGGTGACGGCCGTGGGCAAGGCCGTGCGGCGGTTCGCGCCCGGGGACCGCGTGATTGTCTCCTCGACCATGTCCTGCGGCGTGTGCTGGCAGTGCCGGGCCGGACATACTGCGCAGTGCGATGTTGCCAACCCGAACGGCCCGCAGGCGGGGACGTGCTTCTTCGGCGGACCGGAGACCACCGGCCCCATCAACGGGCTGCAGGCGGAGTACGCGCGGATTCCGTGGGCCTCGAACACCCTGACCCGGCTGCCGGACAATGTCAGCGACGAACAGGCCATCCTGCTTTCGGACATCTTCCCCACGGCCTGGTTCGGCGCGCAGCTGGCCGGCATCCAGCGCGGCGACACGGTGGCCGTGTATGGCGCGGGCATTGTGGGGCAGCTGGCAATCGCGTCCGCGTTCCGGCAGGGTGCGTCGCGGGTGTTCGCCGTGGACGGGATCGAGACCCGGCTGGTCCAGGCGCTCGACCAGAACGCAGATGTCATCAATTTCAACAGCGAGGACCCCGCGGAGGCCCTGCAGGAGGCGACGCAGGGAATCGGCGTGGACGCGGTGATCGATGCCGTTGGCGTGGATGCGCAGCGGCCCTGGGCCGGGCCCGCGGCGGCCAAAGGCGAGGAGCAGGCGGAGCAGTTCGCGCAGGAAGTGGCCGAGGTTGCCCCGTCCACCAATGTGCAGGGCGACAACTGGGTGCCGGGGAACGCGCCGTCGCAGGTTTCGCAGTGGAGCATCGAGACCGTGCGGAAGTACGGCCGCATCGGGATCATTGGCGTGTACAGCCCGGCGATGATGACCTATCCCATTGGCCAGGCCATGAACAAGAATCTGACCATCCGGATGGGCAACTGCGACCACCGATCGGTCACGCCGCCGCTGGTGGACCTGGTGGCCTCCGGTGTCTTCGACCCCACCACATTCATCACCCAGCACGAACCGATCAGCGACGTGGTGGACGCCTACCTGAACTTCGACCGGCGCGAGGAAGGCTGGCTGAAGACGGTGCTGACCACCGCATAG
- a CDS encoding metalloregulator ArsR/SmtB family transcription factor, whose amino-acid sequence MTKQVPDADGARPSMLALAEVFKAAAHPVRAQVLDTLSHGGSSIPELCAATGEKASHLSRHLAQLRSQRLIECQRSEGRLMYRLASPEVANLLAAARSVLQAQVAAAVVRANYTPRRTHNVATPMPAPPGVPGTTPATFSDEQFAELEHTLASRAVIADACEAIAARCGFTLDEAAKHLIMTARNANLTLRAAAAQELQNAQHGTGS is encoded by the coding sequence GTGACGAAACAAGTCCCTGATGCAGACGGGGCACGGCCGTCGATGCTGGCTCTCGCGGAGGTTTTCAAGGCCGCGGCCCATCCGGTGAGGGCGCAGGTCCTGGACACGCTGTCCCATGGCGGGTCTTCCATCCCGGAACTCTGCGCGGCTACCGGCGAGAAGGCCTCGCACCTGTCGCGCCACCTGGCCCAACTGCGGAGCCAGCGGCTGATCGAGTGCCAGCGCTCCGAGGGGCGGCTGATGTACCGGCTCGCTAGCCCTGAGGTGGCGAACCTGCTTGCCGCCGCACGCTCCGTGCTGCAGGCGCAGGTGGCGGCTGCCGTGGTCCGCGCGAACTACACACCGAGGCGGACGCATAACGTTGCCACACCTATGCCGGCGCCGCCTGGCGTCCCTGGTACCACCCCGGCAACCTTTTCCGACGAGCAGTTTGCGGAGCTGGAACATACCCTGGCATCGCGGGCGGTGATTGCTGACGCGTGCGAAGCAATAGCTGCGCGATGCGGCTTTACCTTGGACGAGGCGGCGAAGCACCTCATCATGACGGCGCGCAACGCCAACCTCACTCTTCGGGCAGCGGCCGCCCAGGAGCTGCAGAACGCGCAGCACGGGACCGGATCCTGA